The stretch of DNA CCTATACCGAGCTGTATTTTACCGACATACTCTGGCCAGATTTTGATAAGGACGAGTTTTTAAAAGCACTACAGGACTACCGCAGCAGGGATCGTCGTTTCGGTCGCACCAGCGACACGGATACTGCTACGTGTTAAAGCAAAGAATTATCACTGCGCTGATTCTCGCTCCGCTTGTCATTGCCGGAATTATTTACCTGTCACCTAAAATGTTTAGCGTTGCTGCGTTGGTAGTAATACTGCTGGGCGCTTGGGAGTGGGCAGGATTATCTGGCTTCTCGAATTATAAGAAAATAGTCTACCTTGTTCTGGTGACGGTAGGCTGTTTTTTGATAGCGGAATTTAATCATCAGATGCAGCTTTGGGTGCTCTATGTGGCGGTACCTATTTGGCTGTTAATCGGTTATTGGGTAGTTGGATACCCGGATAGTGCGGTTTATTGGGCTAGCTCTTTGCGAAGGGCGTTGTTAGGTATTGCAATTTTATTACCCGCCTGGACGAGTCTGACTCTATTGAAGCAGATGCGTATGGATGGTCTATTGATTTTGCTATTAATGCTCATTATTTGGGGCGCGGATATTGGTGCTTATTTTAGTGGTCGCGCCTGGGGCGGGAAAAAGCTAGCGTTTCGGGTAAGTCCGGGTAAAACTTGGGCCGGTGCTTATGGCGGCTTGCTGTCGGCGCTCATGGCGTGCTGGCTTTTTGCGACGGTATTTGGTGTGATGCAGAGCGAACGGTTAACGGACTGGTTATGGTTTGCGTTACTGGCATTTATAACAGCAACTGTTTCTATCGTGGGGGATCTAACCGAGAGTATGGTGAAGCGTCAGCAGGGGGTTAAGGATAGCGGTGCGTTATTGCCGGGGCATGGTGGCATAATGGATCGTATTGATAGCCTTGTTGCGGGACTTCCTTTCTACACACTACTCATGATACAGATAGGCTGATAGCGAATGCAACGCATCCTAAAACAGATAACGATTCTGGGGTCTACGGGGTCTATTGGCCTTAGTACGCTCGATGTTATCGCGCGCCATCCTGATCGATATCAGGTCTTCGCGCTGACGGCAAATATCAGCGTAGAAAAGCTGGCCGAACAAATTATTGCTTTTCGTCCTAGATATGCAGTGTTACGGGATGCGGAATCAGCTGAACTTCTCGAACAGCGTTTGTCCAATACGGACTCTGATACAGAGTTGTTGGTGGGTGATGGAGCGTTGCAGCAGGTGGCGGCAGATGCACAAGTAGATTACGTGATGGCCGCAATAGTAGGTGGTGCTGGTTTGCTACCCACCTTGGCGGCGGTCAAAGCAGGTAAACGGGTTTTACTTGCTAATAAAGAAGCATTGGTTATGTCTGGTGAGCTATTTATGCAGGCTGCCAGTGACTCGGGAGCAGAACTGCTGCCTATCGACAGTGAGCATAACGCGATTTTCCAATGTCTGCCAGCAACCTACCAGTCGGGTCTCAGTGCGCCAGGTGTTAGACGCATAGTGCTTACCGGCTCAGGTGGTCCGTTCAGAGATTTGCCATTAACAGCACTCGTGGATGTTACCCCGGAACAGGCATGTGCTCACCCGAATTGGTCGATGGGTCAGAAAATTTCAGTAGATTCCGCCACTATGATGAATAAGGGGCTTGAACTGATCGAAGCATGTTGGTTATTCAACGCATCCTATAAACAAATTGAGATTCTCATTCACCGACAAAGCGTAATTCATTCAATGGTTGAATATCATGATGGCTCTGTGTTGGCGCAAATGGGTAACCCCGACATGCGAACCCCGATTGCTTATGGGTTAGGTTGGCCGGATCGTATTGAGTCGGGCGTCAGTTCGCTGGATCTGGTGCAGATAGCGCAATTGGATTTCGAGGCGCTCGATCGGGTGCGGTTTCCATGTGTGAAGCTGGCCGAACAGGCGATCGCTGAGGGTGGCACAGTTACCACCGCGCTCAATGCCGCGAATGAAATTGCAGTAGCCGCATTTTTAAACCGACGTATCCCTTTTCCGGCTATTGCTCAGGTAGTTAATGAAGTGTTGCAGCAGTACCAGGGGCGGCAAGCTGATAGTATTGCGCATATATTAGAGCAGGATCAGTTGGCGCGCGAGTTGGCGTTACGGCAGATAGAGCAACATTAAATGAATATTATTCAAATAGTATTGGCCACCCTGGTAACGCTGGGTATTTTGGTCACTATTCATGAGTACGGCCATTTTTGGGTGGCGCGTCGCTGTGGCGTTAAAGTGCTCCGGTTTTCCGTCGGCTTTGGTCGCGCCCTCTATAGCTGGCGTGATCGTCACGGCACAGAGTTCGTGCTTGCGGCGATTCCGTTAGGAGGCTACGTCAAAATGCTCGACGAGCGTGAAGGGGATGTCGCACCGGAGGATGCGAAGTATGCCTTTAATCGCCAATCGGTTGGGAAACGCATCGCTGTCGTAGTCGCCGGACCGCTAGCGAACTTTCTCTTTGCAATAGTCGCGTATTGGTTGCTCTTTGTTGTGGGGGTTAATACGGTAGTACCTGTTATTGGCGACGTTAAGCCCGATTCGATGGCGGCGCGTGCGGGGTTACAGAAAGGGCAGGAAATTACCGCTGTGGGTGATGTCAGGACAACTACCTGGCAAGCCATCAATATTCAATTGTTAGGCTATATTGGCGATAGCGGCGAATTGCTGTTAACAACCCGAGCACTCAATGGTGAGATAGAGCAACGCTCGACACTGCTGCTCGATAATTGGTTAAGAGGCGTAGAGCAACCCGATCCACTCGAGGATATGGGCGTTAAGCCCTATGTGCCGCCAATACCGCCTATAGTAGGGCAAGTTTTAGAGCAAAGCGCAGGCGAGCGCGCAGGCTTAAAGGCACAGGATAAAATTACTACTTTGGATGGCGATGCCATTGATGAATGGCAAACCTTTGTTGCCAAGATCAAGGCGCATCCACAGCAGCCCGTGCTCCTGGGAGTTGAGCGGGATAACCAGTCCTTGTTAATTACCGTAACCCCAGACGCTAAACAGCTAGAAACTGGTGAAGTGGTCGGGTATTTGGGCGTTGGCGCCAAAGCCTTCGAGTGGCCAGCCGAGATGCGGCGAGACATTAAGTATTCCGTATTTTCTGCCTGGGCACCCGCTCTTGGCAGAACTTGGGAGATGTCCGCGTTAACCCTAGCATCGCTAAAAAAGATGCTGGTTGGCATGATTTCAATTAAAAACTTGAGTGGACCGATAACCATTGCTAAAGTGGCGGGCGCTTCTGTGGATAAAGGAATTGAGCCCTTTTTAAACTTTTTGGCGTATCTAAGTATTAGCTTGGGGCTGATTAATATTCTGCCTATTCCG from Pseudomonadales bacterium encodes:
- a CDS encoding phosphatidate cytidylyltransferase, which gives rise to MLKQRIITALILAPLVIAGIIYLSPKMFSVAALVVILLGAWEWAGLSGFSNYKKIVYLVLVTVGCFLIAEFNHQMQLWVLYVAVPIWLLIGYWVVGYPDSAVYWASSLRRALLGIAILLPAWTSLTLLKQMRMDGLLILLLMLIIWGADIGAYFSGRAWGGKKLAFRVSPGKTWAGAYGGLLSALMACWLFATVFGVMQSERLTDWLWFALLAFITATVSIVGDLTESMVKRQQGVKDSGALLPGHGGIMDRIDSLVAGLPFYTLLMIQIG
- a CDS encoding 1-deoxy-D-xylulose-5-phosphate reductoisomerase, producing MQRILKQITILGSTGSIGLSTLDVIARHPDRYQVFALTANISVEKLAEQIIAFRPRYAVLRDAESAELLEQRLSNTDSDTELLVGDGALQQVAADAQVDYVMAAIVGGAGLLPTLAAVKAGKRVLLANKEALVMSGELFMQAASDSGAELLPIDSEHNAIFQCLPATYQSGLSAPGVRRIVLTGSGGPFRDLPLTALVDVTPEQACAHPNWSMGQKISVDSATMMNKGLELIEACWLFNASYKQIEILIHRQSVIHSMVEYHDGSVLAQMGNPDMRTPIAYGLGWPDRIESGVSSLDLVQIAQLDFEALDRVRFPCVKLAEQAIAEGGTVTTALNAANEIAVAAFLNRRIPFPAIAQVVNEVLQQYQGRQADSIAHILEQDQLARELALRQIEQH
- the rseP gene encoding sigma E protease regulator RseP; translated protein: MNIIQIVLATLVTLGILVTIHEYGHFWVARRCGVKVLRFSVGFGRALYSWRDRHGTEFVLAAIPLGGYVKMLDEREGDVAPEDAKYAFNRQSVGKRIAVVVAGPLANFLFAIVAYWLLFVVGVNTVVPVIGDVKPDSMAARAGLQKGQEITAVGDVRTTTWQAINIQLLGYIGDSGELLLTTRALNGEIEQRSTLLLDNWLRGVEQPDPLEDMGVKPYVPPIPPIVGQVLEQSAGERAGLKAQDKITTLDGDAIDEWQTFVAKIKAHPQQPVLLGVERDNQSLLITVTPDAKQLETGEVVGYLGVGAKAFEWPAEMRRDIKYSVFSAWAPALGRTWEMSALTLASLKKMLVGMISIKNLSGPITIAKVAGASVDKGIEPFLNFLAYLSISLGLINILPIPVLDGGHLMYYLVELVRGRPVSEKVQMMGLRIGMSIIMALMLLALYNDLARL